A genomic segment from Flammeovirga pectinis encodes:
- a CDS encoding DUF4382 domain-containing protein produces the protein MKKYLFTALAAMAMFTSCNNDDDDVATAKTDVSFEAGSIAPSATRTAQQIPGVDSVIVAVSTLTLNVNGQSVTYTKEDGNGYIDLLSFESTDTLIWTEETLPVGEVEDATLSLDKNDISYVVESADLTEQVNLKIAHKELDFTIESDSAVAANTKYIIQLDMDGSLRLVQNGNGDYVLQQGTAGAPKTGVLTLVKAQ, from the coding sequence ATGAAAAAGTATTTATTTACTGCTTTAGCCGCAATGGCTATGTTTACATCATGTAACAATGATGATGACGATGTAGCTACTGCAAAAACTGATGTTTCTTTTGAAGCTGGTTCAATTGCTCCGTCTGCTACTCGTACAGCACAACAAATTCCTGGTGTTGATTCTGTAATTGTTGCAGTTTCTACCCTAACACTAAATGTAAATGGTCAATCTGTTACTTATACTAAAGAAGATGGTAACGGTTATATTGATCTTTTAAGCTTCGAAAGTACAGATACTTTAATCTGGACAGAAGAAACACTTCCTGTAGGAGAAGTTGAAGATGCTACTTTATCATTAGATAAAAATGATATCTCTTATGTAGTTGAATCAGCGGATTTAACAGAACAAGTAAACTTAAAAATAGCTCACAAAGAATTAGATTTTACAATTGAATCTGACTCAGCTGTTGCCGCTAACACTAAGTACATTATTCAATTAGACATGGATGGTAGCTTAAGATTAGTTCAAAATGGTAATGGCGATTATGTTTTACAACAAGGTACTGCAGGTGCTCCAAAAACGGGTGTACTTACTTTGGTGAAAGCTCAATAA